The Pochonia chlamydosporia 170 chromosome 1, whole genome shotgun sequence genome window below encodes:
- a CDS encoding C6 finger domain-containing protein (similar to Metarhizium acridum CQMa 102 XP_007809951.1), giving the protein MSQHQFQHQQQPPQPKTQRRSHRKSRNGCAECKRRHIRCDERRPACANCTIAERTCVFPAAKEKPPARKKVSPSHSPVTHTQSPQTQTQTQTQTQTHASYTDYQSPAATTPWSSSGGRTPNEMPPPPMYSHATTSAESSPLPSFGDSFPHPYDISSSDASFFTAEHLSLLYHLVMSKEDFFLTRGRNVSILDIAIRLSSSHPYLIDEVLALSAMHKAATSCSESPHHLLRTATELQTRAITRFTRLTSTLPPEDMDSSIPRFLFAATLSLHDLADTLSSVRTLHHSQFHVFVNRFVDCFRIHHGVRAVIKPVWQHLVNSELEPILTLTSKAGLNLTPDSKGACERGDECRPLYDLLDSSDLGPATVSACRGAVERLQWSFDIYKNLPQSCAGPHAASSFSVTVGSDYIDVLRRLQPEAVIVLAYYGVLLHYCREYWIFGDAGALIVRAVAQHLGHYWEDTMAWPLKMVEDG; this is encoded by the coding sequence ATGTCTCAACACCAattccaacaccagcagcagccgccgcagccCAAAACGCAGCGCCGCTCGCACAGAAAATCCAGAAACGGCTGCGCAGAATGCAAACGTCGCCACATACGATGCGACGAGCGTCGTCCCGCCTGCGCAAACTGCACAATCGCAGAGCGGACGTGCGTGTTTCctgctgcaaaggaaaagCCGCCCGCCAGGAAGAAGGTGTCGCCTTCGCATTCCCCCGTCACGCACACGCAGTCCCCtcagacgcagacgcagacgcagacgcagacgcagacacATGCCAGCTACACAGATTATCAAAGTCCTGCTGCTACGACGCCATGGAGTTCAAGCGGTGGCCGTACGCCAAATGaaatgccgccgccgccgatgtATTCCCATGCGACGACGTCTGCGGAATCATCGCCTCTGCCATCGTTTGGCGATTCCTTCCCCCATCCGTACGACATATCGTCGTCTGATGCGTCCTTCTTCACGGCAGAACACCTCTCGCTGCTGTATCACCTCGTCATGTCCAAGGAGGACTTCTTCCTGACACGCGGCCGCAACGTCAGCATCCTCGACATCGCCATCCGGCTCTCCTCGTCACACCCATACCTCATCGACGAGGTGCTCGCCCTGTCTGCCATGCACAAAGCAGCCACGTCGTGCTCAGAATCgcctcaccacctcctccgcacGGCTACAGAACTTCAAACCCGTGCCATCACCCGCTTCACCCGCCTCACATCCACATTACCCCCCGAAGACATGGACTCCTCCATCCCGCGGTTCCTCTTCGCGGCCACCCTCTCCCTGCACGACCTGGCCGACACGCTCTCCTCCGTCCGGACCCTGCACCACTCCCAGTTCCACGTCTTCGTGAACCGCTTCGTCGACTGTTTCCGCATCCACCACGGCGTGCGGGCCGTCATCAAGCCCGTATGGCAGCACCTCGTCAACTCAGAACTCGAACCCATCCTGACGCTCACGTCAAAGGCGGGACTGAACCTCACGCCCGATTCCAAAGGCGCGTGCGAAAGAGGGGACGAGTGCCGTCCGCTGTACGACCTGCTGGACTCGTCGGATCTCGGACCCGCAACTGTGTCTGCGTGTAGGGGCGCCGTGGAGCGCTTGCAGTGGTCTTTTGACATTTACAAGAATCTACCGCAGTCGTGTGCAGGACCGCATGCTGCCTCGTCGTTTTCTGTCACCGTGGGCAGCGACTACATTGACGTGCTGAGGAGGTTGCAGCCCGAGGCGGTGATTGTGCTGGCGTACTATGGTGTGCTGCTGCACTATTGTAGGGAGTATTGGATATTTGGCGATGCGGGCGCCTTGATTGTGAGGGCTGTTGCGCAGCATCTGGGGCATTATTGGGAGGATACTATGGCGTGgcctttgaagatggttgaggatggttgA
- a CDS encoding RTA1 like protein (similar to Metarhizium robertsii ARSEF 23 XP_007818766.1) yields the protein MAQLKPYRGNYYLWDYVPSTPAAVIFAILFTLATGYITFRTVKTRTWFSIPFIIGVQLLGYIARAIAHDKTDQLPPYIMQSVLILVAPALFAASIYMTLGRLMRSIHGERHSLIPVNWLTKAFVLGDVLSFLIQSSGGGLMAAKDFNPKTAQNIILGGLFVQIIMFGLFVVTAVVFHVRMRRWPSGASLGGKGWVRVMGMLYVTSGLIMVRSVFRVVEYIMGKEGYLLRNEWTLYVFDAVLMFATMGVYGVWYPEMGYRAEGESEVRLGGK from the exons ATGGCTCAACTAAAGCCCTACCGCGGCAACTACTACCTCTGGGACTACGTCCCGTCAACACCGGCGgccgtcatcttcgccatcctATTCACTCTCGCAACCGGCTACATCACCTTTCGCACGGTCAAGACACGAACCTGGTTCAGCATCCCCTTTATCATAGGCG TCCAACTCCTAGGCTACATCGCCCGCGCCATCGCCCACGACAAAACCGACCAACTGCCCCCCTACATCATGCAATCCGTGCTCATCCTCGTCGCGCCGGCCCTCTTCGCCGCATCCATCTACATGACGCTCGGCCGGCTCATGCGCAGCATCCACGGCGAGCGGCACTCCCTCATCCCGGTGAACTGGCTGACCAAGGCGTTCGTGCTGGGCGACGTGCTCTCGTTTCTGATTCAGTCGTCGGGGGGAGGGCTCATGGCCGCCAAGGACTTCAACCCCAAGACGGCGCAGAACATCATCCTGGGGGGGCTGTTCGTGCAGATCATCATGTTTGGGCTGTTTGTGGTGACGGCGGTGGTCTTCCACGTCAGGATGAGGCGGTGGCCGTCGGGGGCGAGTCTGGGGGGGAAGGGCTGGGTGAGGGTGATGGGGATGCTGTACGTGACGAGCGGGCTCATCATGGTGAGGTCGGTGTTCAGGGTGGTGGAGTACATTATGGGCAAGGAGGGGTATTTGCTGCGGAACGAGTGGACGCTATATGTGTTTGATgcggtgttgatgtttgcGACGATGGGGGTTTACGGGGTGTGGTATCCGGAGATGGGGTATCGAGCGGAGGGGGAGAGCGAGGTGAGGTTGGGGGGGAAGTGA
- a CDS encoding DEAD/DEAH box helicase (Sbp4) (similar to Neosartorya fischeri NRRL 181 XP_001263140.1), translating into MAPGKVAPRRDPRAWDALTPPLAEWILDAVSTMGFSRMTPVQAATMPHFMGNKDVVVEAVTGSGKTLSFLIPIVQKILRLQEPTKKHHVAAIIVSPTRELAAQIHSVLVSLLEFHAPSAEILPHLKDDEKRPATTVPVVVPQLLVGGTTTTAQDLSYFLRHSPNVLISSPGRLVELLSSPHVHCPQSSFEVLVLDEADRLLDLGFKQDLQGIISHLPKQRRTGLFSASVSEAVSEIIRVGLRNPVKIEVRVKMKDGGVLEDRKTPASLQMTYLVKPATQKLPALGQLLERLPITPQRTIVFLSTCAAVDYFQHVLPGILPAGFSLIPLHGKHPAKVREKNFNRFLSAVSPTVLLTTDLAARGLDIPQVDLVVQIDAPSDPKVFIHRSGRAGRAGRKGLAVVMLHPGREEDYVRFLDIRKTPITPLEKPGISISEDAATRATNHIRKLAKTDRAIYDKAQKAFVSWVRSYGAHQATSIFRVTDLDWVDLAKAWGLLRMPRMPELKTWKGDKKLGIEMDWDTFAYKEKARETARKEAMEAAKNGDVPEKKDDKKRKRKNEAWSAKHEKEEQRVERREKRHKKKEAERNANLTDDQRLEKMKLDDLIEQVREQNRTKAASKDDEFEGFDD; encoded by the exons ATGGCTCCTGGAAAGGTCGCTCCCAGACGGGATCCCAGGGCATGGGATGCCCTCACACCGCCGCTCGCGGAATGGATATTGGACGCCGTGTCAACCATGGGATTTTCCCGAATGACGCCCGTCCAAGCCGCCACTATGCCGCACTTTATGGGCAACAAGGACGTTGTCGTCGAG GCCGTCACTGGCAGTGGCAAAACCCTATCCTTCTTAATACCCATCGTCCAAAAGATCTTGCGCCTCCAAGAACCCACCAAGAAACACCAcgttgctgccatcatcgtctcGCCCACCAGAGAGCTCGCCGCTCAAATTCACTCCGTCCTCGTCTCATTACTAGAATTCCATGCGCCGTCTGCAGAAATACTACCACACCTCAAGGATGACGAAAAACGACCTGCCACTACAGTCCCTGTGGTTGTGCCCCAACTGCTCGTTGGCGGTACGACTACCACCGCACAAGATCTCAGTTACTTTCTGCGCCATAGCCCCAACGTGCTGATATCTTCTCCAGGACGACTGGTGGAGCTCTTGTCCTCGCCTCACGTCCACTGCCCGCAGTCTAGCTTTGAAGTGCTCGTCCTTGATGAGGCGGATCGATTGTTAGATCTGGGGTTCAAACAAGACCTCCAGGGCATTATTTCACATCTGCCGAAGCAGCGACGGACTGGTCTGTTTAGCGCCAGTGTTAGCGAAGCCGTAAGCGAGATTATTCGGGTCGGTTTGCGGAACCCCGTCAAGATTGAAGTCAGAGtcaagatgaaggatggCGGGGTGTTGGAAGACAGGAAAACACCTGCCAGTTTACAAATGACATATCTCGTCAAACCTGCGACGCAAAAACTGCCGGCGTTAGGGCAACTGCTCGAGAGACTACCGATCACACCACAACGAACGATTGTGTTTTTGTCGACGTGTGCGGCGGTGGACTACTTTCAACATGTGTTGCCAGGTATCCTCCCCGCTGGGTTCTCATTAATACCACTGCACGGGAAGCACCCCGCAAAGGTGCGAGAAAAGAACTTTAACAGATTCTTGAGCGCCGTCTCCCCGACGGTGCTCCTGACAACGGATCTGGCGGCACGGGGTTTGGATATTCCTCAGGTTGACCTAGTTGTGCAAATCGATGCACCGTCAGACCCCAAGGTATTCATTCACCGGAGCGGGAGAGCTGGGCGAGCGGGAAGAAAAGGTCTCGCAGTAGTCATGCTCCATCCCGGACGTGAAGAAGACTATGTGCGATTTTTGGACATTCGCAAAACGCCAATTACTCCATTGGAAAAGCCAGGGATTTCGATATCAGAAGACGCTGCCACACGTGCTACAAATCACATACGTAAATTGGCCAAAACAGACAGAGCAATCTACGACAAGGCGCAAAAGGCATTCGTAAGTTGGGTACGAAGCTACGGCGCGCACCAAGCAACGTCTATATTCCGAGTAACCGATCTCGATTGGGTAGACTTGGCAAAAGCATGGGGGTTACTTCGGATGCCGAGGATGCCAGAGCTAAAGACCTGGAAGggcgacaagaagctgggcatAGAAATGGACTGGGACACATTTGCATACAAGGAAAAGGCACGAGAGACGGCGAGGAAGGAGGCCATGGAAGCGGCGAAGAATGGTGACGTCCCTGAAAAGAAGGACgacaagaagcgcaagagGAAGAACGAGGCGTGGAGCGCCAAGCACGAAAAGGAGGAACAGCGTGTGGAGAGGCGCGAGAAGAggcacaagaagaaggaggcggagaggAATGCAAACCTGACGGACGATCAGAGGCTTGAAAAGATGAAACTAGACGACCTGATTGAGCAAGTGAGGGAGCAGAATCGTACAAAGGCCGCGTCGAAGGATGACGAGTTTGAGGGGTTTGATGATTAG